Below is a genomic region from Bordetella pertussis 18323.
GAGAACAGATGATCCCGCATAACTTGGCGCGAGCCTTCATCCAGCGGCGCAACCTTGGTTTCCCCCGCCTCAGATACCACTGCCAATACGGCATCCGCGTCGATGCTGTGGTCATCCAGCAGGTCTGGACTGTGACTGGTCACCAGGACTTGCGTGGTTTCAGAAGCGCGCACCAATGCCTCGCGAAGCGCGGCGCTGGCTGCCGGATGCAGGGCGGTTTCAGGTTCCTCGATGCCGATCAAGGTCGGCGAATAATCCACATTGCCCTGCAACAACGCCGACAAGACACCCAATGCGCGCAAGGTGCCATCGGACATGTTCTGTGCGAGGAAACGCCAGGGATGCTTGGAGCCTGCCATGTCCTGGCGAAACTCCAGCGTTTCCATAGGCCCAATGGGTTTGCGCTCCACTCCATGCACCATCGGTGCTACAGAATGCAAATATTCCTGTATCAGAGCCATCTGGGCAGGTGCTACCTTCTCCAAATGTCCGATCACGCTAGCGATGTTCTCTCCGGCCGGCCGCAGCAGTCGGCCATCTTGTGGCTTCTGCAATTCGCGCATCAGTTTTGGGTTGAGGTTATAGAAGCCCATCGCCGTCAACGCATCGAACACCGGGCGAAAAGCCGTCAGGCCTGAAGCGGCCACCAATGCTAGCCTGTCCGCCGTGACCGAGGGGAAGGTTGTTTCGCTACTATCACGGAGCTTTCCTTTCTCGATGCGAAAGAATGGGCCCTTGCCGATGCCAGCGACAACGCATTCCTCTCGCTGTACTTCGTAGCCGCCATTCTTCAGCGCCCCGATAACGAAGCCATAGCGTCCCGCTTGGCCACTTTGCATGACAAACTCGACACGAAGCGCGAAATGCGTGGGATGACCTCCGCTGCGTCGACGTACTTCGTTGATGCCTCCCCGTTCGTTCAGAGCGCTATCCAGTGAATAGGAAAGCGCGTCGCGCACGAAATGCAGTGCATCCATGAAATTGCTCTTGCCTGCGCCGTTGTGCCCCACCAGATAGGTCAGCGGGCGCAAATTCACGTCACAGTAGCCGATGCTTTTGTAGTTGCGAACGGCGACACGGCTAATAAAAGGGTGCTGTGTCATGCTTTTCTCTCCACGTCATATCTTGAACACCTTCATCACCTCATCGCCGAGATGATTGATGACTTTCACAGCAAACCTTCCGTTGCTCGGCTTCGGGAACGGGCGCGAGGTGTCGGAGTTAAGCGTTGCCCAAGCGTCGGGGTCGATTTCGGCCTTGAGGGTGATCTTCAGTGCCTTGTATGGGTCATTCGCACCGAGGAAGTAGGCATGGCGGACGAAGAAGGACTCTTCGTTGTAGTCGGTGTCCAGGAACCAGCAGGCGATGCCGTCCGCGCCATCGCTGCGAACTTCGCCGGTGCTAGGGTGGAACACATCCACACCGTTGATCTTAACCACCAGTTGCCCATCGGCAGGCACGTCTATGACGTCGCGCTTGCCGTCGTATCGGCGGATGCTACGGCCCTGTGTGTCCAGCACATCCACGTCCGGCTCGCCGAAGATCACGAACAGGTTGCCCTTGCCGGTGTTCTTCAGATCTTCGGCCATATGCAGGTCGGCGTTCATGCGCGCTTTGAGCACGTTGATGCGACCCAGCTTGCTGAACTCGCTGGCCGGTGCGTCGTAGTTGAAGGCGCAGGCGATGAGCACGTCGAAATTGGCATCACCTGCCTCGCGGGCTGCATCGACCAAATCTGCGCGGGTAACTGTGCCGAATTCCGGTCCGACCAAGATACCGGCACGCTTCACCTGTCCGTTTTCCAGATAGCGCCCTTCGGCGCAGATCAAGTCGCCCGGCCACGGCTCCAGTGAGGTGAATTCGATCTTGTCAGCCTTGTGCGCCTGCTGCACGCCTGCGGTGCGCAGGTTGGCCAGGATCAGGCTGGCGAAGTCCTGGCCGTACTCCGCTTGAGTCTCGGCCACGTGGTCGATCAGGTTATCTTCCTCGTCCACGCCCAACACGCGATGCGGCGACAGCGATTCCACAGTAAAGGGGCCGGCCACGCGCACGCGCTTCTTGTCCTCGTAGGGTTTGTCGTAGAGGTACTCGAACTCGGCCTTGGCAGCGATGGAGGCGTCGATCTCCTTCTGGCGGACGATGCGTTGCTGCCACCAGTCGGTGTGCAGCTTTTTAGCTTTCTCGCTCCACTTTGCATCGGCCTCACGCGGAATCTCCCATTCCTGCCACTGCTTACCAAGAGTCTTGTTCAGCGCTTCACGCAACGGCTCCAGCACGGTCTGGGCTTTGTCCCAGATGACGTCGATCTCGGCATTGTTGGCGATGGACTTGA
It encodes:
- a CDS encoding AAA family ATPase, whose protein sequence is MTQHPFISRVAVRNYKSIGYCDVNLRPLTYLVGHNGAGKSNFMDALHFVRDALSYSLDSALNERGGINEVRRRSGGHPTHFALRVEFVMQSGQAGRYGFVIGALKNGGYEVQREECVVAGIGKGPFFRIEKGKLRDSSETTFPSVTADRLALVAASGLTAFRPVFDALTAMGFYNLNPKLMRELQKPQDGRLLRPAGENIASVIGHLEKVAPAQMALIQEYLHSVAPMVHGVERKPIGPMETLEFRQDMAGSKHPWRFLAQNMSDGTLRALGVLSALLQGNVDYSPTLIGIEEPETALHPAASAALREALVRASETTQVLVTSHSPDLLDDHSIDADAVLAVVSEAGETKVAPLDEGSRQVMRDHLFSAGELLRMNQLAPDRASLEQQDKAASGDLFGETESV